A window of Calditrichia bacterium contains these coding sequences:
- a CDS encoding tetratricopeptide repeat protein: protein MDDETKSTKLEKARHLDLEVLKLYQNKRYQTAIDSSTVALQLYTDVFGENHLEVATTYQNIAEFQFNLREYAAALPNLENALRIREKLLPKNHLLIAETQRKLGLLKSRLGEFGAADSLYQHAYRSILVTRKQYHPDMRPLAEDLRNLAVLYESRGKLPRAQQLYEQSYRIISLAIGYRTYDLTYLSRDLRALALLYSKRGELSDASSLYQKTLTQFSQLLSTDDPEVLRSAENLRDVSKQFLAEFNFDQSETTLEISYKYITNSLGKNDAYIAGFGEDYRVLARVEMTKEKLRDAESHLHRAEEIWDDTIDKIHPDRIILAMDFRDLGKLYQKNNLLRDAEAQFDNNFRIMAVQLGADNPELADFASDYRLLGKSAESMNELTYAEALFNRAYKIVIEKAGSGHPALPVIGRDFRDLAGAYNGNDVDNYDKISALLKRAIDVFEESNSDNQQEILEACNDLIVLAKAYERRNYTGNALEIYQYVLPQMTRFLGENHPDVLAANNEIARLRDSQIVFYQKPKSLEGLPDRPNQFDDRSPVLSAENSLPPREMVIDVIRYPTLKAPETVTPASTFDVKISLTTDLLTPEVEILAGQSTSRGELVMRLPDRDKWQIDVIIAAPQFEVLDGKNIAQITLPREGNSSEAIYKIRVPGADCAPSQSTIYATLWHEGTFLAKISRRILVSGLENELFASANEEIESVPGARPGIRSEPNLRGDLPEINGGSETITQVPSISLAKDYQTPDLTVWILKDFEAENAGRYELQINSPYLQPYSGEFVITPRSSDWLQKQTMTITRGAVPINAPTGTVSNEKPAQRVLRLQAFGKQLYKELAPAELKSAIRELLQKRGDKFKSIQIYTNNPGIPWELMHTTEAMNGFDKPDFLGTRFRIARWHISGNFNVLSRPPQRNRMNELVLISPRYEGRMALPSQQKEIAALQSINGFRQVSGKFDPLQELFGNFPSGIIHFAGHGEVQQSFENIPEYVILLEDAKLDLLTWRGIASGSPRNNPFFFFNACDVGQSHNVANFVDGWAPAVLETGASGYIGGLWPLGDASAADFAVRFYEILDDKLKDGPVNVADLLRETRKNFTENGDPTFLAYIYYGDPNFEFVR from the coding sequence TTGGACGATGAAACAAAATCCACAAAACTGGAAAAAGCGCGGCATCTGGATCTGGAAGTATTGAAGCTCTATCAAAACAAGCGATACCAAACGGCCATCGATTCCTCTACAGTTGCGTTGCAGCTCTATACCGATGTTTTCGGTGAAAATCATCTGGAAGTCGCCACAACTTACCAAAACATCGCCGAATTCCAATTCAATTTGCGTGAATACGCTGCGGCATTGCCAAATCTGGAAAATGCGTTGCGGATTCGCGAAAAACTGCTTCCCAAAAATCACCTACTGATTGCCGAAACCCAACGGAAACTCGGTTTGCTCAAAAGCCGGTTGGGTGAATTTGGTGCGGCAGATTCGCTGTATCAGCATGCATATCGCAGCATTTTGGTCACCCGGAAACAATATCATCCGGATATGCGCCCGCTGGCTGAGGATTTGCGGAATCTGGCAGTTCTCTACGAATCGCGGGGAAAATTGCCGCGTGCGCAGCAATTGTATGAGCAATCGTATCGGATTATTTCACTCGCAATCGGTTACAGGACTTACGATTTAACCTATTTGAGCCGTGATTTACGGGCGTTGGCGCTGCTCTATTCCAAACGCGGGGAATTATCCGACGCATCGAGTTTGTATCAAAAAACGTTGACCCAGTTCAGCCAACTGCTCAGCACTGATGATCCGGAAGTGCTGCGTTCTGCCGAAAATCTGCGGGACGTTTCCAAACAGTTTTTGGCGGAATTCAATTTCGATCAATCCGAAACGACGCTGGAAATATCTTACAAATATATCACCAATTCGTTGGGCAAAAATGATGCATATATTGCCGGATTCGGCGAGGATTACCGGGTGCTCGCCCGGGTGGAAATGACCAAAGAGAAGCTCCGCGACGCCGAAAGTCATCTTCACAGAGCCGAAGAAATATGGGATGATACCATCGACAAAATTCATCCGGACCGAATTATTTTGGCTATGGATTTTCGCGATCTTGGCAAGCTGTATCAGAAAAACAATTTGCTGCGCGATGCGGAAGCCCAGTTTGACAATAATTTCCGGATAATGGCCGTGCAATTGGGTGCAGACAACCCGGAACTCGCGGATTTTGCCAGCGATTACCGGCTGCTCGGCAAATCGGCTGAATCGATGAACGAATTGACATATGCCGAAGCATTGTTCAACCGCGCCTATAAAATTGTGATTGAAAAAGCCGGCAGCGGTCATCCGGCGTTACCGGTTATCGGGCGGGATTTTCGGGATTTGGCCGGCGCATACAATGGCAATGATGTCGATAATTACGATAAAATCAGTGCGTTGCTAAAACGCGCCATCGATGTTTTTGAGGAAAGCAACAGCGACAATCAGCAGGAAATTTTGGAAGCCTGCAACGATTTGATCGTTCTCGCCAAAGCCTACGAACGGCGCAATTATACCGGCAACGCGTTGGAAATATACCAATATGTCTTGCCGCAGATGACCCGTTTTCTTGGCGAAAACCACCCGGATGTTCTCGCAGCAAACAACGAGATAGCGCGGCTGAGGGATTCTCAAATTGTGTTTTATCAAAAACCCAAATCATTGGAAGGTCTTCCGGATCGTCCAAACCAGTTTGATGACAGATCGCCAGTTTTATCAGCCGAAAATTCACTCCCCCCCAGAGAAATGGTCATCGATGTCATTCGCTACCCGACCCTAAAAGCGCCAGAAACAGTGACACCCGCTTCCACTTTTGATGTAAAAATTTCGCTGACCACCGATTTGCTGACGCCGGAAGTGGAGATTCTCGCCGGACAATCGACCTCCCGGGGCGAACTGGTGATGCGGCTGCCCGATCGCGATAAATGGCAAATCGATGTGATTATCGCAGCGCCGCAATTTGAGGTGCTCGACGGCAAAAATATTGCCCAAATTACGCTGCCGCGTGAGGGAAATTCCAGCGAGGCAATCTATAAAATACGGGTGCCGGGGGCGGACTGTGCGCCCTCGCAGAGCACCATTTATGCAACGCTATGGCACGAAGGCACTTTTCTGGCAAAAATTTCCCGGAGGATTCTGGTTTCCGGGCTGGAAAATGAGCTGTTTGCCAGCGCCAACGAAGAAATCGAAAGTGTACCGGGTGCCCGTCCGGGCATTCGTTCAGAGCCGAATCTCCGGGGCGATCTTCCCGAAATCAACGGCGGCAGCGAAACAATTACCCAGGTGCCCAGCATCAGTCTGGCGAAAGATTACCAGACACCTGATCTGACTGTCTGGATTCTCAAAGATTTTGAAGCCGAAAACGCCGGGCGATATGAGTTGCAGATCAACTCGCCGTATTTGCAGCCGTATTCCGGAGAATTTGTCATCACCCCGCGCAGCTCGGATTGGCTGCAAAAACAAACGATGACCATCACCCGTGGCGCGGTGCCCATCAACGCGCCAACCGGCACTGTCAGCAACGAAAAACCAGCCCAACGGGTGCTGCGGTTGCAGGCTTTCGGAAAACAATTGTATAAAGAACTGGCACCAGCAGAGTTGAAAAGTGCCATCCGCGAATTGCTGCAAAAACGCGGCGACAAATTCAAATCGATCCAGATTTACACCAACAATCCCGGAATTCCCTGGGAGTTGATGCACACCACCGAAGCGATGAACGGATTCGATAAACCGGATTTTTTGGGTACGCGATTCCGCATCGCCCGATGGCACATCAGCGGCAATTTTAACGTGCTGTCCCGTCCGCCGCAGCGCAACAGAATGAACGAATTGGTGCTCATTTCACCGCGATATGAGGGCCGGATGGCGCTTCCCAGTCAACAGAAAGAAATTGCCGCGCTTCAATCAATCAACGGATTCCGGCAGGTTTCCGGCAAATTTGATCCGCTGCAGGAATTGTTCGGTAATTTTCCGTCGGGTATTATTCATTTTGCCGGTCACGGTGAAGTGCAACAAAGCTTCGAGAATATTCCGGAGTATGTTATTTTGCTGGAAGATGCCAAACTCGATCTGCTGACCTGGCGCGGCATTGCCTCCGGCTCCCCGCGTAACAACCCGTTTTTCTTTTTCAACGCCTGCGATGTCGGGCAATCGCATAACGTAGCCAATTTTGTGGATGGCTGGGCGCCAGCCGTTCTGGAAACCGGCGCCAGCGGATACATCGGCGGATTGTGGCCGCTCGGCGATGCCAGCGCTGCGGATTTCGCGGTCAGATTTTACGAAATTCTCGATGACAAATTGAAAGACGGTCCGGTAAACGTTGCCGATCTGCTCCGCGAAACCCGTAAGAATTTTACAGAAAACGGCGACCCGACCTTTCTGGCATACATCTATTACGGCGATCCCAATTTTGAGTTTGTGCGATAG